CCGTGCCAAACAAGGCCGTGCGGGAGCCCGGCGGCGGTGCCGCAGGCAGCGCGGCCCTGTCGAGGCTCACCACCAGGGGCGGCTCGGCCAGCACTTGGGCGATCTGGCGCCGGCCCGATGCATCCGACGATTCCAGCAGCCGAACGATGTCGGCGATGCGCTGCGCCGACTGCGCACCGCTCGCGCGCAACAGCAGCTCGCCCCGCTCCTGACTGTGAATCGCAAAGCTCACCAGTTGGGCGACCGTCAGCCCGGCGAGCAGCACCAGCACGAGTCGGCTGAACAAGGACCGTGGCAGCAGGTTCATGGCGGCGCGTTCTCGACCACGGCGGCCAGCACATAGCCCTGTCCACGCACGGTCTTGATGATGGACGGTTCGCGCGCATCTTCTCGCAAGCGTTGGCGCAGGCGGCTCACCTGCACATCGAGGGCGCGGTCGAAAGGGTCGGCATCGCGCGACAGCATCAACTCGATCAGCTGATCGCGTGTAAGCACCTGGCCCGGATGGTCCAGCAAGGTGCGCAGCAGCTTGAACTCCGTGGCACCGAGTGGGACCACCACGCCGTCCGGTGCCGTTAGGTTGCGCGTCACGGCGTCCAGCAGCCAACCCGCGAAGCGGAACCAGCGCAATTCCACCCGCCGCAGGTTGGGTGGAAGGGCTTTCGATCGGCGCAGCACGCTCTTGACGCGGGCGAGCAGTTCGCGCGGGCTGAAAGGTTTGGGCACATAGTCGTCTGCCCCCACTTCCAGGCCGACGATGCGGTCGGTTTCGTCGCCGCGCGCGGTCAGCATGATGATGGGCACCTGTGAGCGTGCTCGCACCGAGCGGCACAGGCTGATGCCATCCTCCCCCGGGAGCATCACGTCCAGCACGATCAGGTCCGGGTCACCGGCAGCGAGCGCCGCCCGCATGCCGCGGCCATCCGCTACCGCTGTCACACGGTAGCCATTCTCTTGCAGGTAGCGGCTGAGCAGATCGCGGATGTCCGCGTCGTCGTCGACGACCAGCAGGTGTTCAGGCGTGGTGTTCATGGCGTCGATGGTGAGCTCCGGGGGACCCGTTTCTCCAGATAAATTGCATCGCCACCTGTCAGGCGAGGCGCTTGCAAGATGGCGATACAAAACCAGGGCGCAGTGACACACGCCCGCTGGCGGTGGGTGGTCTGATACATGCTCCTCCCAACCACTTGAAAGATCAGACCATGAAACGAAACGTCAAAACGGCACTCGGCGTCATTGCCACGCTCGGCATCGCACTCGGCGCTTCCGCCGTGGCTGCCCACCCGGACCGGATGGGCAACATGGAAGGCGGCATGGGCCAGCACGGCCCGATGTCTGGCGCCATGCACGGCAGTGGCGGCATGGCCGGCCAACAGCTGATGACCCCACAGGAGCGCGATGCCCTGCGCGAGAAGATGGCCGCAGCGAAAACGCCCGAGGAGCGCCAGGCGCTGGCGGCGGCGACGCATGCCGATATGGAAAAACGGGCCAAGGAACAGGGCATCGCCCTGCCAGCGCACCGCGGACCGCATGGCGCGATGGGCGCACAGCAAGGCCCCGGCAGCAAGCATCGGCATTGAACGGCGAAGCATCCGGCGAGCCTGGCCGCGATGCGGGGCAACGTGAAGCGTCGGCGCAGGCATAGCGAAGACACTACAGGAGCGCTTCGGGCGCCAGAGCCCCGAGCAGCCCAACCAGCCAGCGCCGCCACGGGCTGGCCAGCGGGTCGCTCGTGTAGCGCGCCGGCAGCCCCTTTTCCCGCGTGTCCCAATGCAGTGATGCGCCGGCATTGCCGGGCTCGTCGAGCGCCACCTGGAACACCTGGTCGGGCACGATGGCTTCGTCAAACAGGCGGGTCAGTTGTCCGCCCAGTTCGCGGCTCTCGATCCGCAAGGCCACTTCGGTGTTCAGCAGTCGCGAGCGTGGGTCCAGGTTCATCGAGCCGATGAACACCGTCTCCCCATCCACGACGACCGCCTTGGAGTGCAGGCTCGCGCCGGACGACAAGCCCAGCCGCGGGGCGCCCTCCGTGGCCCCGCCCGGCCGCAACTCATGTACGGTGATCCCGCACGCCAGCAGTTGAGGGCGGTAGCGGGCGTATGCCGCGTGCACCAGTGGAACGTCCGTGGACGCCAGCGAATTCGTGAGGATGCGCACCGGCACGCCACGCCGCGCCACGCCACAGAGGACCTCCACGCCCGATGGAGCAGGAACCAGGTAGGGCGAGACCAACACAACGTCCCTTTGCGCGTTTTCGATCGAGCGCCGCAGCTGCGAGAAGATCGTGCCCGTCGGCGCCAGCGCATCGGCATCGGCATCGGCGGGCAATTGGTCGAGGATTTGTGCCGGTGCGGCCACCATCGGGACCCCACCCATGCGCACAAGCCCGCCGAATGCCGTCTTGCGCAGCTCGCGCACATAGTCACTGTCGCGAAAGCGCAGCGTCCGCGCGGCCATGTCGTCCCACAGTTTTTGCAACTCGACTGCTGCCTGAGGCAGGCCGGCGATCGACGCGATCGGCACGGCCATGTCGCTGTTCCAGTAGCGGTCGAAGCTGCGCCCCATGTCGCTCACCACCGGACCGGCTGCCAGCACGTCGAGATCGGCAAAGTCGCCCTCCGTCGACAGGTTGAAGTAGGCGTCGCCCAGGTTGCGCCCGCCCATCACGGCAACTGCACCATCGGCGATCCACAGCTTGTTGTGCATGCGGCGGTTCAGCCGGTCGGTATCGGTCAGCCATTCCAGCAGTTGCGAGAACCCGAGCTGGCCTCGCTCGGCAAACGGATTGAACAGCCTCACTTCGAGGTTCGGTTCCTCCGCGAGACTCGCGAGGCGGAGTTCGTGGTCGCCGACGTTCAGGTCGTCGACCAGCAGGCGCACGCGCACGCCGCGCCGCGCGGCCCGCAACGCCGCATCCATCAGCGCGGTGGCGCTCGCATCGTGGGCAATGATGTAGTACTGCAGATCGAGCGTCTTCTGTGCTGTTTCTGCCAGTGAAGCCCGCGCGGCAAATGCCTCGGGGCCGGAGACCAGCAGGTGAAACGCTGACTGCCCGGGCCCTGTTGCCAACGGTGCATACGTTTGACCCAGCGGCGTGCGCAAGGGCTGGTCGAACGCATGGGACGGCGTGCGGACAAGGTTTGTCGGATACGGCGTGCAACCCGCGACGAGCAGCGCGATCAGAACGGCGACGATCCGTGGAACGCTGGCCTGGCAACGTCCTTCGGTCATTCTTGCGGGCCGCTCCGGATACAAAGGCCCCGTTGCGCGAACGGTTCGAATGCATCGGGCGTGCTGTAAACCGGGGCGAAGCCACCGCCAGGCGTGCGGAAGTTGGTGGTCTGGCCCTGGTACAGGCGCGCCGCATTCCATTGGGTCGCGCCGTCGTAGACATAGGCGCGCAGATCGAACTTCATCGCCTGCGCTGGGTCGTGCTTGTCGATCCTGCGCTCCCCCGGTGTGACGATCGCCTGAGCCACGTAGTCGCCAGCGAGGATGTCCTGCCAGACCCGCCTGGTCAGCTTGTCGCCCCGGTAGGCGGCACGGCTACCGAAACCGGCCACCGGCTTGAAGAACAAACCACGGCGTGCGTCCCACAGCCTTTGCGCCTGATCGATGGCGACCACCTCTGTGCGGGGAACATGTTCCAGCAAAACCTGCCGGGTGGATGCGGGCACGCCCAAGCCCTTCAGGCGCGCCGCGTCGCTGAACAACGCAAGGTGGCGCTTGTCGGCGTACAACGCATGCGCTTGCGGGTGCGGTGTCAGTACGACGCCCTGCTCCATGTAGGCCTGGCGCAGCGCCGCGCTTGCCGGCTGCTCCAGGTAGAAGTCGGTCAGCCGGTTGTAGACGAGGTCGATGACCTGCTCGCCGTGCCACAAGCGGCCCGCGCGCCACTCAAGCGCTTGCGGATCGGCGATCACGGTTCTCAGACCGTGCCGCTCGAACAGTTGCTGGAACAGCAGGAACTCGGGATAAAGGTATTGATGCGGCGGCGCGGTATCGACGATGGCTATGCTGGCGAGAGGCCGCGTTGCACCCGCACGCATCCACTCCTGACGGAACATATCGACGATGCGCTGCTCGAAGGTGCCCACGCTGGACAGGGTGGGCACCAACGGATCCATGGCGTTGCAGCAGGCCCTCTGAGCACGGGCCAGCACCGCATTGAGCATGGCCCCACCTGCGTTGGTGTTGATCTCGATCAGCCCCAGTTGGTCTCCATGGAGGTGGAAGTCGTGGCCAAAAAAAACGCCCCGCGGACCGCCCTCCCCGAGTCGCGCAATGGCCGGCGCAGCGGCCAACACCTGCTCCCGATACGCGGGCAGCGCCACCACCGACTCGACCGCCTGTACCACCTGCGCCATGCGCCGCAGGTGCCGCGCGCTGACGAACACCGGCCTTGCAGCGAACAGGAAAGGACAACGCTCCCGCACCATCGCCGACAAGCCGGCCTGGCCCAGTTCGACATTGAGCGCAAGCGCCAGGGCATCCTCGTCCAGGCTGAAGCAAAAGCATTCCTGGTTGAGCGCCTCGACGTCACTCGCGCACGGAAACATTCCGGGTTGCGGTGAGACGGCAGGCTCCTGAAGCCCGCTGGCATCAAGGGAAGTCATGTTCCGGGCACTCCTGCGCAGGTGGTTCCAGGCATGAAGGTACCGGGCGATAGGCGATCGAGCTTGATATGCGTCAACGGCGTCGTCGATCGCGCCCACTTACGCCACTTCAGGCGAAAGCTGGTGAACGGCCTGGTAGTGCGTAAGGAAGACCTCGCCGCTGAGCCTGTGCAGAAACTCGGTCGACTTCAATCGGTCCATGACCGGCCCCTTCACCTCCGACAGGTGCAGCCGCACACCGGCATCGCGCAGCCGCCGGTCGATGGCCTCCAGGCTCTCAAGCGCGCTGGCATCGATGTCGTTGATGGCCGAACACTGCAGCACCACGTGCTCCAGCTCGGGGTGGCTCGCCACGGCGTTGTTGATGCGGTCTTCCAGCGCGCGCGAGTTGGCGAAATACAAACTCTCGTCCACCCGCAAACTCAGCACACGCGGACTCACACGCACGGCATGGCGCAGCACATTGCGGAAATGCTCGGTGCCCGCCACCAGACCCACTTCGGCCATGTGGGGCCGGCTCGTGCGGTAGAGATACAAGGCCAGCGATACGCCCACGCCCACGACCAGTCCGCTCTCCACGCCCACGGTGAGCGTCGTCACCAGCGTGGCCAGCACCGCGGCGAAATCCGACTTTCCGTAGTGCCACGTCTTGCGCAGGATGCCCAGGTCCACCAGCGACAGCACCGCCACCACGATGGTCGCGGCCAGCGTGGCCTGTGGCAGGTAATACAGTGCCGGCGTGAGAAACAGCGAAGCCAGCGTGATGCCGAGCGCCGTGAAGACGCCAGCCGCCGGTGTCTGCGCCCCGGCGTCGAAATTGACCACCGATCGCGCAAACCCGCCGGTGACTGGAAATCCTCCGGTGAATGCAGCACCCAGGTTGCTCGACCCCAATGCCACCAGCTCCTGGTCCGGATCGATGCGCTGGCGCCGCTTGGCCGCCAAGGTCTGCCCGACAGAAACCGACTCGACGAAACCGACCACGCTGATGAGCAATGCGGGCACCAACAGTTGCTGCCACAGCTCCAGATTCCACAGTGGCAGCGTGAACGGCGGCAAGCCCTGTGGCACGGCACCCACGATCTTCACGCCCTGCCCTTGCCAGTCCAGCGCCCAGGTGAGCAGGGTCGTGACCAGAATGGCCGCGACAGGACCGGTCTTGGCCACCGCGTCTGCGGCGCGCGGGCCCATGCCGGCACGCTGCAGCAGTGGCTTGAGGCCGCTGCGCACCCAGAACAGGAAGGCCACTGTCAGCACCCCAATGCCCAGCGTCAGCACGTGCACCTGACCGATCTGCGTCAAGAGTGACAAGCTCAGTTCGACAAAGGTGTGGCCATCTGCCTTCACACCCATCAGCGTCTTGAGCTGGCTCGCCGCGATGAGTATCCCCGAGGCGGAAATGAAGCCGGAGATGACCGGGTGGCTCAGGAAGTTGGCGAGAAAACCCAGGCGCAGCAAGCCCATGGCCAACAGCAGCACTCCCGAGAGAAACGCCAGCGTGATCGCCACCGCCCAGTACTGCGGTGTACCTGCGACGGCGTGCTGTCCGATGGCTGCCGCCGTCATGAGGGAGACCACGGCCACCGGCCCCACGGCCAGCACGCGGCTGGTGCCGAAAATGGCGTAGAGCAGCAGCGGGGCCACGCTGGCATACAGGCCGACTTCAGCCGGCAGACCGGCGAGCATGGCGTAGGCCAGGCTCTGCGGAATCAACATGAGGGTGACGATGAGCGCCGCCAGGCTGTCGCTCGCCAGCGCCTCACGGTTGTAAGCGCGGCCCCACTGCAACACCGGCAAGGACGGCAGCCACTGGCGCCAGGGGAACGAGAGGTTCATGCCATGCAGCTCACGTCAGGCCCCGAGGCGCCGGCGCAAGCCCGTTCGCTCGGCAAGCTCGAAGATCACCATGCCCGCGAGCATGGCCGCCACGAACAGCGCGGCCTTCACCTCGCCAGAGGCCATGGAGACGATGCCCGGCCCTGGGCAGAACCCCGCCAGGCCCCAGCCCGCGCCAAAGGTCAGTCCGCCGATGACCAGCCGCTTGTCGATCTGGCTCGTCTTGGGCAAGTGCAGCGCGCCGCCCAGCAAGTTCGTGGTGCGTTTGCGGGCCAGCGCAAAGGCGAAGAAGCCCACGGCAATGGCGCCGCCCATGACGAGCGCCAATGAAGGATCCCAGACGCCAAACAGGTCCAGGAAGCCGAGCACCTTGGCAGGGTCGGTCATGCCGGAGAGCAGCAGGCCCAGGCCAAACAGCAGGCCCACAAGAAATTCGGTGATGCGGTGCATATGTGTGCTCCTTACAGAACGTGGCGGACCACGAAGACCATGGCAAAGCCCGCGCCCATGAAGGCCAGGGTGGCGACCATGGAACGGGGCGACAGGCGCGAGAGTCCACACACGCCGTGCCCGCTGGTGCAACCCGAGCCATAGCGTGTGCCCAGGCCGACCAGCAGCCCGGCTGCGACGATGGTGGCAAAGCCCGCATCGATGCGCGGCGCCTGCACAAACCCGGCCGGCGCGAGCAGGCCATACACCAGTGGCGCTGCCAGCATGCCCAGCAGGAAGGCCACGCGCCAGCCCGCGTCGCCCGACTTCGGTGGCAACAAGCCGCCCAGGATGCCGCTGATGCCCAACACCCGGCCATTGACCAGGATGAAGAAGGCCGAGGCGACACCCAGCAAAACGCCGCCCGACAGTGACGCCCACGGCGTGAAATTGGCCCAATCAATCGTCATGGCTTACTCCTTCTTGTCCACACAGAATTGTTCGTACAGCACCCGCATCACTGCCAGCGCTTCTGTGCTGGCCAGTGCGTAATAGATGCTCTTTCCCTCGCGGCGGGTGCTCACCAGACCCTCGTCACGCAGCACCGTGAGCTGCTGCGACAAGGTCGGCTGCACGATACCGAGCAAGGCCTCCAGCTCCCCCACGCGCAGCTCGCCCTGCGAGAGCTGGCACAGGATCAACAGACGGTCGGGGTTGGAGAGCACTTTCATCAGCCGGCAAGCGCGCTCGGCACCCAGGTGCATCTGCTCCAGATCCAGCAACGCAGTTTTCATCGCTCTTGCTTCCGGTTCGTTGATATGGCGCAAGGCAGCGCCAGCGAATGGTGCGAATATATTGACATACAATATATCTGTCAATATATTATTGGCGACTTATTTACAGGAACTGTCATGTCTCCTCTTCCGCGCTCCGCCGCCCATCCCCAAGTGCACGGCATGTTTGATCCTGCCACCTGGACCGTGACCTACGTCGTTCACAACGGCCCGGGCAGCGACTGCGCGATCATTGATTCGGTGCTCGACTACGACCCCAAATCCGGGCGCACGCACCACGCCTCGGCCGACAGGGTTGGCGACTACGTCCGCGCCAACCACTTGAACGTGCGATGGATTCTGGAAACCCACGCGCACGCAGACCACCTCTCTGCCGCGCCCTACCTCCGCGCGCAACTGGGCGGCCAGATCGGCATCGGCGGGCGCATCACCCAGGTGCAAAAGGTGTTCAAGGGCATCTTCAACCTGGAGCCTGACTTCCGGCAGGACGGCTCGCAGTTCGACCACCTGTTCCAGGAGGGTGAAACCATCCCGCTGGGCGCACTGTCTGGCGAAGTGATGTTCGTGCCCGGCCACACGCCGGCCTGCGCCGCCTACCGCTTTGGTGACGCCGTTTTTGTGGGCGACACGCTGTTCATGCCCGATGTGGGCACGGCGCGCTGTGACTTTCCCGGTGGGGATGCCAAGACGCTCTACGCCTCCACCCGCAAGCTGCTGAGCCTGCCGCCCGAGACGCGCCTGTTCATGTGCCACGACTACCCGCCGCCCGGTCGCGCGGTGGCGTTCGAGACGACCGTGGCGGAGCAACGCGCGAAGAACATCCACGTGCACGACGGTGTGAGCGAAGCCGAGTTCGTGGCCATGCGCACGCGGCGCGACGCCACCCTGGAAATGCCTACGCTGATCTTGCCCTCTGTGCAGATCAACATCCGCGCCGGCGCGATGCCGCCCAAGGAAGACAACGGCGTGGCCTATCTGAAGATCCCCTTGAACGTACTCTGATCGGGTGCCTTGATTCCTGTCTGCCTGTCCATCCACCATTTCTGGAGAATCACCATGACCAAGAACGTCGGCTCTATTGACCGCACACTGCGCATCGTCATCGGCCTTGGCCTCATCGCGGCTGCCGCCACCGGCACCATCGGCCTGTGGGGCTACCTGGGCGTCGTCCCTTTGCTCACCGGCCTGATCGGCTGGTGCCCGCCTTACGCGATGCTGGGCTTCAATACCTGCGCCACGAAGAAGTGAAGCGCTTCGCGTTGTGGTGCGTCCATTTGAAGGCCGACCGCTTCGACCACGGCACCCAACGAGTTGCCATGGACATCACCTCCAACCCATGGGTACGCCCAACGTGAACTATGGCGGCATTTGCAGAAGCCCCTTTGGATCATGCAACTGCCGGATCACGTGAGCCAGGAACCGCCCCCCTACGGCCCCGTCAATCACCCGGTGGTCATACACCAGGGTCAGTGGCAGAAACAGACGCGTCGCCAAAACACCGTCCAAATCGACCACCCTTGGGCTGGCGCGGCCTACACCGAGGATGCCCACCTCCGGCGCATTGATGATCGGCGTGAACCCAGTGCCACCCAGCAGACCGAGATTGGTGATCGTGAAACAGGCGCCCTCCGCGTCGCTCATCGCAAGCCTTCCCGCCTTCGCCTTGTCCGCCAGGATCTGAATGGCTGCCGCGGTCTGCAAAACATCCTTCCGGTCAGCGTCGCGCACCACAGGCGCCAGCAGTCCGATCGGCGTTTCGGCGGCA
The sequence above is a segment of the Hydrogenophaga sp. BPS33 genome. Coding sequences within it:
- a CDS encoding YgaP family membrane protein; the protein is MTKNVGSIDRTLRIVIGLGLIAAAATGTIGLWGYLGVVPLLTGLIGWCPPYAMLGFNTCATKK
- a CDS encoding ArsR/SmtB family transcription factor; amino-acid sequence: MKTALLDLEQMHLGAERACRLMKVLSNPDRLLILCQLSQGELRVGELEALLGIVQPTLSQQLTVLRDEGLVSTRREGKSIYYALASTEALAVMRVLYEQFCVDKKE
- a CDS encoding response regulator → MNTTPEHLLVVDDDADIRDLLSRYLQENGYRVTAVADGRGMRAALAAGDPDLIVLDVMLPGEDGISLCRSVRARSQVPIIMLTARGDETDRIVGLEVGADDYVPKPFSPRELLARVKSVLRRSKALPPNLRRVELRWFRFAGWLLDAVTRNLTAPDGVVVPLGATEFKLLRTLLDHPGQVLTRDQLIELMLSRDADPFDRALDVQVSRLRQRLREDAREPSIIKTVRGQGYVLAAVVENAPP
- a CDS encoding DUF6691 family protein — protein: MHRITEFLVGLLFGLGLLLSGMTDPAKVLGFLDLFGVWDPSLALVMGGAIAVGFFAFALARKRTTNLLGGALHLPKTSQIDKRLVIGGLTFGAGWGLAGFCPGPGIVSMASGEVKAALFVAAMLAGMVIFELAERTGLRRRLGA
- a CDS encoding YeeE/YedE family protein, whose protein sequence is MTIDWANFTPWASLSGGVLLGVASAFFILVNGRVLGISGILGGLLPPKSGDAGWRVAFLLGMLAAPLVYGLLAPAGFVQAPRIDAGFATIVAAGLLVGLGTRYGSGCTSGHGVCGLSRLSPRSMVATLAFMGAGFAMVFVVRHVL
- a CDS encoding SulP family inorganic anion transporter, translated to MNLSFPWRQWLPSLPVLQWGRAYNREALASDSLAALIVTLMLIPQSLAYAMLAGLPAEVGLYASVAPLLLYAIFGTSRVLAVGPVAVVSLMTAAAIGQHAVAGTPQYWAVAITLAFLSGVLLLAMGLLRLGFLANFLSHPVISGFISASGILIAASQLKTLMGVKADGHTFVELSLSLLTQIGQVHVLTLGIGVLTVAFLFWVRSGLKPLLQRAGMGPRAADAVAKTGPVAAILVTTLLTWALDWQGQGVKIVGAVPQGLPPFTLPLWNLELWQQLLVPALLISVVGFVESVSVGQTLAAKRRQRIDPDQELVALGSSNLGAAFTGGFPVTGGFARSVVNFDAGAQTPAAGVFTALGITLASLFLTPALYYLPQATLAATIVVAVLSLVDLGILRKTWHYGKSDFAAVLATLVTTLTVGVESGLVVGVGVSLALYLYRTSRPHMAEVGLVAGTEHFRNVLRHAVRVSPRVLSLRVDESLYFANSRALEDRINNAVASHPELEHVVLQCSAINDIDASALESLEAIDRRLRDAGVRLHLSEVKGPVMDRLKSTEFLHRLSGEVFLTHYQAVHQLSPEVA
- a CDS encoding phospholipase D family protein, whose amino-acid sequence is MTEGRCQASVPRIVAVLIALLVAGCTPYPTNLVRTPSHAFDQPLRTPLGQTYAPLATGPGQSAFHLLVSGPEAFAARASLAETAQKTLDLQYYIIAHDASATALMDAALRAARRGVRVRLLVDDLNVGDHELRLASLAEEPNLEVRLFNPFAERGQLGFSQLLEWLTDTDRLNRRMHNKLWIADGAVAVMGGRNLGDAYFNLSTEGDFADLDVLAAGPVVSDMGRSFDRYWNSDMAVPIASIAGLPQAAVELQKLWDDMAARTLRFRDSDYVRELRKTAFGGLVRMGGVPMVAAPAQILDQLPADADADALAPTGTIFSQLRRSIENAQRDVVLVSPYLVPAPSGVEVLCGVARRGVPVRILTNSLASTDVPLVHAAYARYRPQLLACGITVHELRPGGATEGAPRLGLSSGASLHSKAVVVDGETVFIGSMNLDPRSRLLNTEVALRIESRELGGQLTRLFDEAIVPDQVFQVALDEPGNAGASLHWDTREKGLPARYTSDPLASPWRRWLVGLLGALAPEALL
- a CDS encoding MBL fold metallo-hydrolase; protein product: MSPLPRSAAHPQVHGMFDPATWTVTYVVHNGPGSDCAIIDSVLDYDPKSGRTHHASADRVGDYVRANHLNVRWILETHAHADHLSAAPYLRAQLGGQIGIGGRITQVQKVFKGIFNLEPDFRQDGSQFDHLFQEGETIPLGALSGEVMFVPGHTPACAAYRFGDAVFVGDTLFMPDVGTARCDFPGGDAKTLYASTRKLLSLPPETRLFMCHDYPPPGRAVAFETTVAEQRAKNIHVHDGVSEAEFVAMRTRRDATLEMPTLILPSVQINIRAGAMPPKEDNGVAYLKIPLNVL
- a CDS encoding 2-oxo acid dehydrogenase subunit E2, yielding MISPPQVETYDYALFGEVERKPFSRVRQVIARRLSASWAEVPHVAQFDECDLTALMALQHDMAAQSPGIKLTLLAFVMKACASALKFFPDFNASLDTQANELVLKKYCHIAFAAETPIGLLAPVVRDADRKDVLQTAAAIQILADKAKAGRLAMSDAEGACFTITNLGLLGGTGFTPIINAPEVGILGVGRASPRVVDLDGVLATRLFLPLTLVYDHRVIDGAVGGRFLAHVIRQLHDPKGLLQMPP